A genomic stretch from Anaerolinea thermophila UNI-1 includes:
- a CDS encoding extracellular solute-binding protein, which yields MTKHWMTKTGLLLVVLSLILSACATPSTPTQAPTEPPKPTPEQPQGAAPTSTPEYQWGEWRNTDPYHPYDERITVSVVKGGQESAGTLPQGETIENNRALKYIEDTLNIDVVFKWVVTSDAYLDKLNLAIASRDIPDVMIVDAIQLQQLTEADAIEDLTPYIEKYANKDILENYAQTKGVALQAATINGKIMGIPNVQPQADAPIMAFVRKDWLDKLGLQPPKTVEDIEKIARAFIEQDPDGNGVADTYGLTGTMNPINVPSNLHGFDAFFNAYGAFPELFYRNKDGKIIYGSLQPEVKEALGLIARWYKEGIIDPEFATKDAGKANEIVVGGKAGIMMGPWWIPWWPLVDSVTNDPNADWQPYLIQDKNGGYTFSMGDYTYSFVVVRKGYPHPEVALKILNVQNDLSYGLNNAPQYYPNFNEIWGLLFPIPFLIEQPYVVERMGREYRDALDGKLDPNTFGDAMKLEFEQIKADVAAPRSNPSNWATRMARLDAALLLAQGYNEVRTDPIAARVLANDQNWPALKKMEEETFLQIMTGARPLDDFDKFVQEWYASGGQALLDKMNQ from the coding sequence ATGACTAAACACTGGATGACCAAAACAGGTTTACTGCTGGTGGTGCTCTCGCTGATTCTCTCAGCCTGTGCAACACCATCCACCCCCACCCAAGCGCCTACCGAGCCACCCAAGCCCACACCAGAACAACCTCAAGGTGCGGCGCCGACCAGCACTCCGGAATATCAATGGGGAGAATGGCGCAACACCGATCCCTACCACCCATATGATGAACGCATCACCGTCTCGGTGGTGAAGGGCGGACAGGAAAGCGCCGGCACATTACCTCAAGGGGAGACCATCGAAAACAACCGCGCCCTGAAGTATATCGAAGATACCCTGAACATTGACGTGGTGTTCAAATGGGTGGTGACCAGCGACGCTTATCTGGATAAACTGAATCTGGCGATTGCCAGCCGGGACATTCCCGATGTGATGATCGTAGATGCCATTCAATTACAGCAATTAACTGAAGCCGATGCTATCGAAGACCTGACCCCTTACATTGAAAAGTACGCCAACAAAGACATCCTGGAAAATTATGCCCAAACTAAGGGCGTCGCTCTGCAAGCCGCCACCATCAACGGCAAAATCATGGGTATTCCCAACGTCCAACCCCAGGCAGATGCGCCCATCATGGCATTTGTGCGCAAAGACTGGCTGGATAAACTGGGCTTACAACCCCCAAAGACGGTTGAAGATATCGAGAAAATAGCCCGGGCTTTCATCGAACAGGACCCTGATGGCAACGGCGTCGCCGACACTTACGGCTTGACCGGCACGATGAACCCCATCAATGTCCCCAGCAACCTGCACGGATTTGACGCTTTCTTCAACGCCTATGGGGCTTTCCCGGAATTGTTCTACCGCAACAAGGATGGCAAGATTATTTACGGCTCCCTCCAGCCAGAAGTCAAGGAGGCTTTGGGGTTGATTGCCCGATGGTATAAAGAGGGAATCATTGACCCCGAATTTGCCACCAAAGATGCCGGAAAAGCCAATGAAATTGTCGTCGGTGGGAAAGCGGGCATCATGATGGGACCCTGGTGGATTCCATGGTGGCCGCTGGTGGACTCGGTGACCAACGACCCCAACGCCGACTGGCAGCCCTACCTGATTCAGGACAAAAATGGCGGATACACCTTCTCAATGGGTGATTACACCTACAGTTTTGTGGTGGTACGCAAAGGGTATCCGCATCCCGAAGTGGCTCTGAAGATTTTGAACGTCCAGAACGACCTGAGTTACGGGTTGAACAATGCCCCGCAGTATTACCCCAACTTCAACGAAATCTGGGGCTTGCTCTTCCCCATCCCCTTCCTGATTGAACAGCCGTATGTGGTTGAGCGCATGGGACGCGAGTACAGGGACGCACTGGATGGCAAACTTGACCCCAACACCTTCGGCGATGCCATGAAACTGGAATTTGAGCAAATCAAAGCCGATGTTGCCGCCCCGCGCAGCAATCCATCCAACTGGGCAACCCGCATGGCGCGTCTGGATGCGGCACTCCTGCTGGCGCAGGGATACAACGAAGTACGCACCGATCCCATTGCTGCACGTGTGCTTGCCAATGACCAGAACTGGCCTGCGCTGAAAAAGATGGAAGAGGAAACCTTCCTGCAAATTATGACCGGCGCTCGCCCGCTGGATGATTTCGACAAATTCGTCCAGGAATGGTATGCCAGCGGCGGTCAGGCGTTGCTGGATAAAATGAATCAGTAA
- a CDS encoding ABC transporter permease produces MQKHSDRISYFVMIFPGLVLLIAFTFVPLFYSVIAFQKFNPALGIQNSPWVGLENFLYIFRVRDAQQVFFNTIFIAVMKIILLELAAIVFALLLNDLRYLHVKRTVQTMVYLPHFLSWVILAGILRTVLARNGLLNDFLGWFGVGPVYFLGRPDLFPWVIILSDVWKEFGFEAILYLAALTTIDPTLYEVAELDGANRFQKMWYISIPGILPTIVLVASLSLGNILNAGFDQIFNLYSPIVYSTGDILDTYVYRIGLIQGQYSIGTAVGLLKTVVSLILIGISYWIAGKFANYRIF; encoded by the coding sequence ATGCAGAAGCACTCCGATCGCATCAGTTACTTTGTGATGATTTTCCCGGGGCTGGTTTTGTTGATTGCTTTCACCTTCGTGCCGTTGTTTTACTCGGTGATTGCCTTTCAGAAATTCAACCCGGCGCTGGGTATTCAAAATTCTCCCTGGGTAGGGCTGGAAAACTTTCTATACATTTTCCGTGTCCGCGATGCACAGCAGGTCTTTTTCAACACCATTTTTATCGCGGTGATGAAAATTATCCTTCTGGAACTGGCAGCCATCGTTTTCGCCCTCCTGTTGAACGACTTGCGTTACCTGCATGTCAAGCGTACCGTGCAGACGATGGTTTACCTGCCTCATTTCCTTTCCTGGGTGATTCTGGCAGGCATTCTCCGCACAGTACTGGCGCGCAACGGGTTGCTGAATGATTTCCTGGGATGGTTCGGCGTTGGTCCCGTGTACTTTCTGGGCAGGCCCGACCTTTTTCCATGGGTCATCATCCTGAGCGATGTCTGGAAGGAATTTGGTTTTGAAGCCATCCTGTATCTGGCGGCGCTGACAACCATCGATCCCACCCTGTATGAAGTGGCGGAACTGGACGGAGCCAACCGTTTTCAGAAAATGTGGTATATCTCCATTCCCGGCATCCTTCCCACCATTGTCCTGGTTGCCAGCCTCAGCCTTGGCAATATTCTGAATGCCGGTTTCGACCAGATTTTCAACCTCTACAGTCCCATCGTGTACTCCACTGGCGATATTCTGGATACCTATGTGTATCGTATCGGCTTGATTCAGGGCCAATACAGCATTGGCACAGCCGTTGGATTACTCAAGACGGTAGTCTCGCTGATTTTGATTGGCATTTCTTACTGGATCGCCGGGAAATTTGCCAATTACCGCATTTTCTAA
- a CDS encoding SDR family NAD(P)-dependent oxidoreductase: protein MSHNVLISGASSGIGRATALRFAREGWNVGVLARREPLLRELLGECPAGNHFLCAGDMQDAHTIERLDKLIRTHWGQLHALVNCAGIFTPVDLLEVPLEEWRKSFDTMVNGALRLSQLAVRWMRGGGRIIHITSIHGERAERGASAYSMAKAAINQMCRALALEWADRGILVNAIAPGFVDTPMSVVNGVNELQSEWFQQNYVQGHHLPLRRAAQPEEIAGVAYFLAGPDASYITGQVIVVDGGLTITF from the coding sequence ATGAGCCACAATGTACTGATTAGTGGAGCCTCTTCCGGGATTGGCAGGGCAACCGCTCTGCGTTTTGCCCGTGAGGGCTGGAATGTTGGCGTGCTTGCCCGCCGTGAACCTCTCTTAAGGGAATTGCTGGGCGAATGTCCTGCGGGCAATCATTTTCTCTGCGCCGGAGATATGCAGGACGCCCACACCATTGAACGGCTGGACAAACTGATTCGTACTCATTGGGGGCAATTGCATGCCCTGGTAAACTGTGCGGGAATCTTCACACCGGTTGACCTGCTGGAAGTACCGCTGGAAGAATGGAGAAAATCCTTCGACACCATGGTCAACGGTGCGTTGCGGCTTTCTCAACTGGCAGTCCGATGGATGAGGGGAGGCGGGCGTATCATTCACATCACTTCCATTCATGGAGAACGCGCCGAGCGCGGCGCCAGCGCCTACAGCATGGCAAAAGCGGCGATCAATCAGATGTGCCGTGCGCTGGCGCTGGAATGGGCAGATCGGGGGATTCTGGTCAACGCCATTGCGCCGGGGTTCGTGGATACCCCTATGAGCGTGGTAAATGGCGTCAACGAATTACAAAGCGAGTGGTTTCAGCAAAATTACGTTCAGGGGCACCACCTGCCACTGCGTCGCGCGGCTCAACCGGAAGAAATTGCCGGAGTGGCTTATTTTCTGGCAGGGCCTGACGCCTCTTACATCACGGGACAGGTTATCGTGGTGGACGGGGGACTGACCATCACATTTTAG
- a CDS encoding ABC transporter ATP-binding protein, whose translation MIQAEHLKKSFGKVQAVKDVSFTAQDGQITGLLGPNGAGKTTTLRIIYTLLKPDSGTVFVDGVDVVHQPLEAVRRLGALTEAHGLYVRLTARENIRYFGRLRGMEGEALEKRIEELCKLLEMQDFIDRRTEGFSNGQRVKVSIARALLHDPQNVLLDEPTNGLDVMATRAMRTLIRRLRDEGKCVVFSSHIMQEVSLLCDRLVVVAHGEVVLDGTKEEIRQKMGTDNLEDAFVTAIGSAEGLEE comes from the coding sequence ATGATTCAAGCCGAACATCTCAAAAAATCCTTTGGAAAAGTACAGGCGGTTAAGGATGTCTCTTTTACCGCGCAGGATGGACAAATTACCGGCTTATTGGGACCCAACGGTGCGGGCAAGACAACTACCCTGCGCATTATCTACACCCTGCTCAAACCCGACAGTGGAACGGTCTTCGTGGATGGGGTTGACGTCGTTCATCAGCCCTTGGAAGCGGTGCGCCGTCTTGGTGCCCTGACCGAGGCGCATGGTTTGTACGTGCGTTTGACGGCGCGGGAAAACATCCGTTATTTTGGGCGTCTTCGTGGCATGGAAGGTGAGGCGCTGGAAAAGCGCATTGAGGAACTGTGTAAACTTCTGGAGATGCAGGACTTTATAGATCGTCGTACCGAGGGGTTCTCTAACGGTCAGCGGGTAAAAGTCTCTATTGCCCGCGCTTTGCTCCACGACCCGCAAAACGTGTTGCTGGATGAACCCACCAATGGTCTGGATGTGATGGCAACCCGCGCCATGCGCACCCTCATCCGGCGTTTGCGGGATGAGGGTAAGTGTGTGGTTTTTTCCAGCCATATCATGCAGGAAGTCTCGCTGTTGTGCGACCGATTGGTGGTCGTTGCTCATGGCGAAGTGGTGCTGGATGGCACCAAAGAGGAAATTCGCCAGAAAATGGGCACCGATAACCTCGAAGATGCGTTCGTGACAGCCATTGGCAGTGCGGAGGGCTTGGAAGAATGA
- a CDS encoding carbohydrate ABC transporter permease, which translates to MITSKRLQDRIIDWFIALFLLALGISTLLPLINTLAISLSERAAVSGGMVKLTPVGFNLTAYEYILQDTKFWRAFGISVLRVALGGLLNFALAVLTAFPLSRSEKAFPGRNIFIWMFVFGMILNVGIVPWYLTIAQYKLIDTIWALVLPGAVPIWNVIILMNFFRNIPKELDEAARIDGANPWQLLWHIYLPTSLPALATITLFSIVGHWNSFFDGLILMNNPDNYPLQTYIQQLVIADRPILHGGQAQLMVKLSNATLNAAKLFVAMIPILIIYPFLQRYFVRGIMLGAVKE; encoded by the coding sequence ATGATTACCTCAAAAAGACTTCAGGACCGCATCATTGACTGGTTCATAGCCCTCTTTCTGCTTGCACTGGGCATCTCCACGTTGCTTCCATTGATCAACACACTGGCAATTTCCCTCAGCGAGCGCGCCGCTGTCAGCGGCGGGATGGTCAAACTGACGCCGGTCGGGTTCAACCTGACAGCATACGAGTACATCCTTCAGGATACCAAATTCTGGCGCGCTTTCGGAATCTCCGTCCTGCGGGTAGCCCTCGGCGGCTTGCTGAACTTTGCTTTAGCCGTACTCACCGCTTTCCCCCTCTCGCGAAGCGAGAAAGCCTTCCCCGGTCGCAACATCTTCATCTGGATGTTCGTCTTTGGCATGATCTTAAACGTGGGAATTGTCCCATGGTATCTGACCATTGCCCAGTACAAACTGATTGACACCATCTGGGCACTGGTATTGCCGGGTGCAGTGCCTATCTGGAATGTCATCATCCTGATGAATTTCTTCCGCAACATTCCCAAAGAACTGGACGAAGCCGCCCGTATTGATGGGGCGAACCCCTGGCAGTTGCTGTGGCATATTTACCTGCCCACCTCCCTGCCTGCGCTGGCAACCATTACCCTCTTTTCCATTGTGGGACACTGGAACTCTTTCTTCGACGGCTTAATCCTGATGAACAACCCGGACAACTACCCCCTGCAAACATACATTCAACAACTGGTCATTGCCGACCGCCCCATCCTGCACGGCGGGCAGGCCCAACTGATGGTCAAGCTCTCCAATGCTACCCTCAACGCCGCTAAATTGTTCGTGGCAATGATCCCTATCCTGATCATCTATCCTTTCCTGCAGCGTTACTTTGTTCGCGGGATTATGCTGGGAGCAGTGAAAGAATAA
- a CDS encoding alpha-galactosidase — MKPSSFAFGERGCSLIFEPCGVSLALKQLHGEKRAWLAVSQPSGLAGVQVNGKRFTVEALKFLGRETDQPAPGVWQDVLSFEGEGWELQQVIRRYDGFPLVELEPRLINRGNVEIVVERLDSLDLRLPSSGLTLLGYSGNWGSEFEPLQFKPYQPFVLESRFGRSSKGHHPWMAMLSDEEEILVVSIAWSGNWVMRFDPLGGKILHFTAGLHDWLFSKRLQPDESFRGAPLVLVTGEDLNVVSRHLARVGRQYWYPQNELSRRLPVEWNHWWPYEDVEINEEIFLANVHKAAELGFEVCTLDAGWFGPAEAGTFWYDYRGDWHLVNSARFPHGIRYLADRVHALGMKFGIWCEIEALGEKARLAVERPDLPALRDGNRLGYVCMGNPAAREWAYQTLSRLILEWGCDWIKLDFNLDPGAGCNRTDHGHQEGDGLYEHYRGYYQVLTRIRRDFPHVVLENCSSGGLRIDLGMMRQTHVTFLSDPDWAVHDLQIFWGASTMLAPNVLLHWTFSHWRNVDPPPQQRFNPHDPHLTHQKWDYYSRISMLGWYGLSQKLPDLPGWLAERVAYHNRLYQTEIRRFIREGDLYRLSAQPLRSGMGERWAVFQYAMPDESEHLLFIFRLPGGEPSYILRPVDLQPERLYRVYGFEGEGEWHLSGRDLMEKGLSIDCLQEEESLLLKME; from the coding sequence ATGAAACCTAGTTCTTTTGCTTTTGGCGAACGGGGATGTTCCCTGATCTTTGAACCTTGCGGGGTTTCTCTGGCTTTGAAGCAGTTGCATGGGGAAAAACGGGCATGGCTTGCGGTTTCTCAACCTTCCGGTTTGGCTGGTGTGCAGGTGAACGGCAAACGCTTTACCGTAGAGGCGTTGAAATTCCTTGGCAGAGAGACTGATCAACCCGCTCCCGGGGTGTGGCAGGACGTGCTGTCCTTTGAGGGGGAGGGGTGGGAGTTGCAACAGGTCATCCGAAGGTACGATGGCTTTCCACTGGTGGAATTGGAGCCGCGCCTCATCAATCGGGGAAATGTGGAGATTGTAGTGGAGCGCCTCGATTCGCTGGATTTGAGACTGCCATCCAGTGGGCTGACTCTTCTGGGCTACAGCGGCAACTGGGGGAGCGAGTTTGAACCGCTCCAGTTCAAGCCTTATCAGCCCTTTGTGCTGGAATCCCGTTTTGGGCGTTCATCCAAAGGGCATCATCCCTGGATGGCAATGCTCTCCGATGAGGAGGAGATCCTTGTGGTGTCCATTGCCTGGTCGGGAAACTGGGTGATGCGCTTTGATCCGCTTGGCGGAAAGATTCTGCACTTCACAGCAGGCTTGCACGACTGGCTCTTTTCCAAACGTCTCCAGCCAGACGAGTCCTTCAGAGGGGCTCCTCTTGTTCTGGTTACAGGGGAAGATCTGAACGTCGTTTCGCGCCATCTGGCGCGCGTGGGACGTCAGTACTGGTATCCTCAGAATGAATTGTCGCGTCGTTTGCCGGTGGAGTGGAATCACTGGTGGCCCTATGAGGACGTTGAGATTAACGAGGAAATCTTCCTGGCGAATGTGCACAAAGCCGCCGAATTGGGCTTTGAAGTGTGCACGCTGGATGCAGGCTGGTTTGGTCCCGCCGAGGCGGGAACCTTTTGGTACGATTATCGTGGCGACTGGCATCTGGTCAATTCGGCGCGTTTCCCTCATGGAATTCGCTACCTTGCTGATCGGGTTCATGCGCTGGGAATGAAGTTCGGTATCTGGTGCGAAATTGAAGCCCTTGGCGAGAAAGCCCGGCTCGCCGTAGAGCGTCCGGATTTGCCTGCTTTGCGGGATGGCAACCGCCTGGGTTATGTATGTATGGGCAACCCTGCTGCCCGGGAATGGGCGTATCAGACGCTTTCCCGCTTGATACTGGAATGGGGGTGTGACTGGATTAAACTCGACTTCAACCTCGACCCCGGCGCAGGGTGTAACCGTACCGATCACGGTCACCAGGAAGGGGATGGCTTGTATGAGCACTACCGCGGGTATTATCAGGTGCTTACTCGTATCCGCCGGGATTTTCCCCATGTGGTGCTGGAGAATTGTTCTTCCGGTGGCTTGCGCATAGATCTGGGAATGATGCGCCAGACGCACGTAACTTTCCTTTCCGATCCCGATTGGGCGGTGCATGACCTGCAAATCTTCTGGGGAGCCAGCACCATGCTGGCACCCAACGTGCTTCTGCACTGGACGTTCAGTCACTGGCGCAATGTCGACCCCCCTCCGCAACAGCGTTTCAATCCTCACGATCCTCATCTAACGCATCAGAAATGGGATTACTACTCGAGGATTTCCATGCTGGGCTGGTACGGGCTTTCGCAAAAATTGCCCGATTTGCCGGGTTGGCTGGCAGAGCGTGTGGCTTACCATAACCGTCTTTATCAAACGGAAATCCGAAGATTCATTCGTGAAGGCGACCTGTACCGTTTGAGTGCACAGCCGCTCCGCAGTGGTATGGGGGAACGTTGGGCAGTGTTCCAGTATGCCATGCCCGATGAAAGTGAACATCTCCTTTTCATTTTCCGGTTGCCTGGTGGTGAACCGTCTTACATTCTGCGTCCGGTTGACTTACAGCCTGAGCGTCTTTATCGAGTGTATGGGTTTGAGGGCGAAGGGGAATGGCACTTATCCGGACGTGACTTGATGGAAAAAGGATTGAGCATAGATTGCTTACAGGAAGAAGAGTCGCTCTTGCTTAAGATGGAGTGA
- a CDS encoding GntR family transcriptional regulator, with protein MVRETISAESVAQAILRRINSGLYAPGDRLPPVRKLAQEIGSNRNTVNKAYQMLLDMGVIELSASGWHGYLVKRVEGGEGKTKSELLNYFYSQFVELVWQGMAAGLSSEELMEIQRKAVGEVYAQSMVEMVFYECNDYDTTEMGKRLNEVLNLPVEYKNISHFYKNPTAVLKSKDLIITTYHHLAELTTAIRQQGFPASKIVGIDTRLTADSLLKIARLPKERIAVICTNQNTAHTIKHTLYGYRPEWQIEAMAAENPDAVRRLVEWCDHLIVTHTSADQIQEWTGRMPDVVVNFQIDEQSIAFLNQRIHQIRMQKLQGDSHAEGIEGKNLDET; from the coding sequence ATGGTAAGGGAGACCATCAGTGCCGAGTCTGTAGCCCAGGCAATTTTGCGCCGTATCAACAGTGGGTTGTATGCGCCTGGAGATCGTCTTCCACCGGTGCGAAAACTGGCACAGGAGATTGGCTCAAACCGCAATACGGTGAACAAAGCCTACCAGATGCTTCTGGATATGGGGGTCATTGAGTTATCTGCCAGTGGCTGGCACGGGTATCTGGTGAAGCGGGTAGAGGGGGGAGAAGGTAAGACCAAAAGCGAATTGTTGAATTATTTCTACAGCCAGTTTGTAGAACTGGTGTGGCAGGGCATGGCAGCGGGACTTTCCTCGGAAGAATTGATGGAGATTCAACGCAAAGCCGTTGGGGAGGTGTATGCGCAGAGCATGGTGGAGATGGTTTTCTACGAATGCAATGATTACGACACCACCGAAATGGGCAAACGCCTCAATGAAGTGTTAAATTTGCCGGTAGAGTACAAAAACATTTCCCATTTTTATAAAAATCCCACTGCTGTCTTGAAGAGCAAAGACCTGATTATCACTACCTATCATCACCTGGCGGAATTGACCACGGCGATTCGCCAGCAGGGTTTTCCTGCCAGTAAAATTGTGGGGATTGACACCCGTCTCACTGCTGATTCGTTGTTGAAGATTGCTCGTCTTCCCAAAGAGCGCATAGCGGTTATTTGTACCAATCAAAATACCGCTCACACCATCAAGCATACCCTCTACGGCTACCGTCCGGAGTGGCAAATCGAAGCCATGGCGGCGGAAAACCCCGATGCCGTACGCAGGCTGGTGGAATGGTGCGATCATCTCATCGTGACCCATACCAGCGCCGATCAGATTCAGGAATGGACGGGACGCATGCCGGACGTGGTGGTCAATTTCCAGATTGATGAACAATCTATCGCTTTCTTAAACCAACGTATTCATCAGATTCGCATGCAGAAATTACAGGGAGATTCCCATGCTGAGGGAATCGAAGGGAAAAACCTTGATGAAACCTAG
- a CDS encoding alpha/beta fold hydrolase gives MNTLLNQPFFTEARKGRDRWTFYLITLGLAFIFMVVLTLMVFIPFVLVNPSNAVTVMDLPAPALLTVTMLPFSGVILAIWLALRFLHRRPFQSLIAPAGRFRWRLFFTSALFWLVLSALMDGVLSLLQPGNYRWTFDPAAFFSFLPFALVLTPIQIAAEELLFRGYLMQGIGARARSIWLPLLLPAVFFTVLHLSNPEVAEYGADWTVPMYLLMGLLLGWVTLRSGGLELALGWHLANNWYAGIFVTFPASAITTPALFTIQHYEPLWGLIGLIAVSAVYLLLLEVVNRKVLGTILFAGMIFLAGCSPAPLQAPLVSTPAVPLEDCTLRSELVPLMQQAKCADLTVPEDPSNPAGRQIHLHVGVVKAKSANPEPDPIFLLAGGPGQASTMAFPAMILQMERLNLKRDLVMVDQRGTGASSPLSCPSEEKLPDLWNRGEVMDLDQAQKDMETYLKECMEQWDADLRFYNTTVSAGDLELVRQKLGYDKINLLGVSYGTRLAQEYARLYPQHVRTMILDGVVPPDWVLGASVRRDAQRALERIFARCAEEPSCHQAFPDLQGDFQKVLEALEREPVELTIPHPATGEDQTVILNRVTASSLIRLISYQSQFSLLIPWMIHSAAQGDYRPMATQAVYLLGLEQGIEEGLFYSVICQEDVPFLPLEGEQGEYYFQDLLPLWRTACQILRLPPNEAFRQDYPTLEIPVLFISGEVDPVTPPQNGGQAARFFPNSLHVVFPKEGHGNFTSACGLNLTRQVIEKGSIEAVDITCIERHSVMPFFLSQSRSEP, from the coding sequence ATGAATACGCTTCTCAATCAACCTTTCTTTACCGAAGCCCGCAAGGGGCGGGATCGCTGGACGTTTTACCTGATTACTCTGGGGTTGGCGTTCATCTTCATGGTGGTTTTGACCCTGATGGTGTTCATCCCTTTCGTGCTGGTAAATCCATCAAATGCTGTTACCGTGATGGACTTGCCTGCTCCTGCTTTATTGACCGTGACCATGTTGCCGTTTTCCGGGGTCATTCTGGCAATCTGGCTGGCACTCCGCTTTCTTCATCGGCGTCCTTTTCAGAGCCTGATCGCCCCGGCAGGACGGTTCCGCTGGCGTTTGTTCTTTACTTCTGCCTTGTTCTGGCTGGTGCTTTCTGCGCTGATGGATGGAGTCCTGTCTCTGCTTCAGCCGGGTAATTACCGCTGGACGTTTGATCCTGCGGCGTTTTTTTCTTTTTTGCCGTTTGCCCTGGTGCTGACCCCCATTCAAATTGCCGCCGAAGAACTGCTTTTCCGGGGTTACCTCATGCAGGGAATTGGAGCGCGTGCTCGTTCAATCTGGCTTCCTTTGCTGTTACCGGCGGTTTTCTTTACCGTATTGCACCTGAGCAATCCTGAAGTTGCCGAATACGGCGCAGATTGGACGGTGCCCATGTACCTGCTGATGGGACTGTTGCTGGGTTGGGTGACCCTGCGCTCCGGCGGGCTGGAACTGGCGCTGGGGTGGCATTTGGCAAATAACTGGTATGCGGGCATTTTTGTCACCTTTCCGGCAAGCGCCATTACCACTCCGGCGCTATTCACCATTCAACACTATGAGCCTCTCTGGGGCTTGATTGGTTTGATTGCCGTCAGCGCGGTGTATCTGCTGTTGCTGGAAGTGGTCAACCGCAAGGTGTTGGGCACAATTTTGTTTGCCGGGATGATTTTCCTTGCCGGGTGTTCTCCCGCGCCGCTTCAAGCACCTCTTGTCTCCACGCCGGCTGTTCCATTGGAGGATTGTACCCTGCGATCTGAACTGGTGCCGCTCATGCAGCAGGCAAAGTGCGCCGACTTGACCGTGCCGGAAGATCCCTCTAACCCTGCCGGACGGCAAATTCATCTTCATGTAGGGGTGGTCAAAGCCAAAAGTGCCAATCCGGAGCCGGACCCCATTTTCCTGCTGGCGGGTGGTCCGGGACAGGCTTCCACCATGGCATTCCCTGCGATGATTCTTCAAATGGAGCGTTTAAACCTCAAGCGCGACCTGGTAATGGTGGATCAGCGTGGCACGGGGGCTTCCTCTCCACTGTCCTGTCCGTCCGAAGAAAAACTCCCCGATCTCTGGAATCGTGGCGAGGTCATGGATCTTGATCAGGCACAGAAGGACATGGAGACTTACCTTAAGGAGTGCATGGAGCAATGGGATGCCGACTTGCGCTTTTACAATACAACCGTTTCCGCCGGAGATTTAGAACTCGTCCGTCAAAAATTGGGGTATGACAAAATCAACCTACTGGGGGTATCTTATGGGACGCGTTTGGCGCAGGAATACGCCCGTCTCTACCCCCAGCACGTGCGTACGATGATTCTTGATGGAGTGGTTCCGCCGGATTGGGTGCTGGGCGCCAGTGTACGGCGCGATGCTCAGAGGGCGCTGGAACGCATTTTTGCCCGTTGTGCCGAAGAGCCGTCCTGCCATCAAGCCTTTCCTGACCTGCAGGGAGATTTTCAAAAGGTGCTGGAAGCCCTGGAGCGTGAGCCGGTAGAGTTGACCATTCCTCATCCTGCTACAGGAGAAGATCAGACGGTAATTCTGAATCGGGTGACGGCGTCCTCGCTGATTCGTCTCATCAGTTATCAGTCGCAATTTTCTCTTTTAATCCCCTGGATGATTCATTCTGCCGCACAGGGAGATTACCGTCCGATGGCAACCCAGGCGGTATATTTACTGGGATTAGAACAAGGGATTGAAGAAGGGTTGTTTTATAGTGTGATTTGTCAGGAAGATGTGCCTTTCCTTCCCCTGGAGGGGGAACAGGGGGAGTATTATTTTCAGGATTTGCTCCCGCTCTGGCGCACCGCTTGCCAGATTTTACGCCTTCCCCCTAACGAAGCCTTTCGGCAGGATTATCCTACCCTGGAGATTCCTGTTCTGTTCATCTCCGGCGAGGTGGATCCCGTCACGCCGCCACAAAATGGAGGACAGGCAGCCAGATTCTTCCCCAATTCGTTGCACGTGGTATTCCCGAAAGAAGGGCATGGAAACTTTACTTCCGCTTGTGGACTGAATCTGACCCGTCAGGTGATTGAAAAAGGAAGCATTGAAGCGGTGGATATCACCTGTATTGAGCGTCATTCTGTGATGCCTTTCTTCTTATCGCAGAGTAGATCGGAGCCATAA